The Micromonospora sp. NBC_01740 genome includes a window with the following:
- a CDS encoding sugar ABC transporter substrate-binding protein: MRKGFLTFAAVGLLAAGGLTACGDDSGSDAGGSTEKKPKIGVILPDSKSSARWEGADRKFLTEAFQAAGVDFDIQNAQGDKTAFQTIADQMITNGVTALMIVNLDSGTGKAVLDKAKSQGVATIDYDRLTLGGSATYYVSFDNEVVGKLQGEGLSKCLTDKGAKNPVVAYLNGSPTDNNATLFKNGYDSVLKPKFDSKEYTKGPDQNVPEWDNTQAATIFEQMLTQQRGKIDGVLAANDGLGNAAISVLKKNKLNGKVPVTGQDATPQGLQNILSGDQCMTVYKAIKEEAKAASDLAIAVAKGEKKETGQTVKDPEGGRDVPSVLLTPKLIFKENVKDVIADGFVTKDEVCAGAYAKLCADAGIS; the protein is encoded by the coding sequence GGCGACGACTCCGGTTCCGATGCCGGCGGCTCCACCGAGAAGAAGCCGAAGATCGGCGTGATCCTTCCGGACAGCAAGTCCTCCGCCCGCTGGGAGGGCGCGGACCGAAAGTTCCTGACGGAGGCGTTCCAGGCGGCCGGCGTCGACTTCGACATCCAGAACGCCCAGGGCGACAAGACGGCGTTCCAGACCATCGCCGACCAGATGATCACCAACGGCGTGACCGCCCTGATGATCGTCAACCTGGACTCCGGCACCGGCAAGGCCGTCCTCGACAAGGCGAAGTCCCAGGGCGTGGCGACCATCGACTACGACCGGCTCACGCTGGGCGGCTCGGCCACCTACTACGTCAGCTTCGACAACGAGGTCGTCGGCAAGCTCCAGGGCGAGGGCCTGAGCAAGTGCCTGACCGACAAGGGCGCCAAGAACCCGGTGGTGGCGTACCTCAACGGCTCGCCGACCGACAACAACGCCACCCTGTTCAAGAACGGGTACGACTCGGTGCTCAAGCCGAAGTTCGACTCGAAGGAGTACACCAAGGGCCCGGACCAGAACGTGCCGGAGTGGGACAACACCCAGGCGGCCACGATCTTCGAGCAGATGCTGACCCAGCAGCGGGGCAAGATCGACGGCGTGCTCGCCGCCAACGACGGCCTCGGCAACGCGGCCATCTCGGTTCTGAAGAAGAACAAGCTCAACGGCAAGGTCCCGGTGACCGGCCAGGACGCCACCCCGCAGGGCCTGCAGAACATCCTCTCCGGCGACCAGTGCATGACCGTCTACAAGGCGATCAAGGAGGAGGCTAAGGCCGCCTCGGACCTGGCCATCGCGGTCGCCAAGGGTGAGAAGAAGGAGACCGGCCAGACGGTCAAGGACCCGGAGGGCGGCCGGGACGTCCCGTCGGTCCTGCTGACCCCGAAGCTGATCTTCAAGGAGAACGTCAAGGACGTCATCGCCGACGGCTTCGTCACCAAGGACGAGGTCTGCGCCGGGGCGTACGCCAAGCTCTGCGCCGACGCCGGCATCAGCTGA